A window from Pseudomonas kribbensis encodes these proteins:
- a CDS encoding LysR substrate-binding domain-containing protein, which translates to MRQLPSLNTLRVFEEVARHRSFSQAAIGLNVTQGAVSRQIKQLEDYLGVALFVRTPQGLSLTEAGSNLSPHLAEAFDHIERALQAVRVPNLRQRLKVLAPPTWATRWLSPHLRAFCQRYPDINLSVTNQIGHDSLTEVDCHIRFGLAAAPHCVSQLLVMERHIAVASPELFNGDQPPDLRQFPLLHILHDGKRLKVWENWLAAMGRDDIDAGQGLEFSTLDQVIHTALAGGGLAVIDRQMIEKELANGSLLPITPIEVIGPYGYWLDVANDKQGLSKVKLFTEWLGVVSNP; encoded by the coding sequence ATGCGCCAACTGCCCTCGCTCAACACCCTGCGCGTGTTCGAAGAAGTCGCCCGTCATCGCAGTTTCAGCCAGGCCGCTATCGGGCTGAACGTCACCCAGGGCGCGGTCAGTCGCCAGATCAAACAGCTTGAAGACTACCTCGGCGTGGCGCTGTTCGTGCGCACGCCTCAAGGGCTGTCGCTGACCGAAGCCGGCAGCAATCTTTCCCCGCATCTGGCCGAGGCCTTCGACCACATCGAACGCGCCTTGCAAGCGGTGCGTGTGCCGAATCTGCGCCAACGCTTGAAAGTGCTCGCACCGCCGACCTGGGCCACGCGCTGGCTGTCGCCACACCTGCGCGCGTTCTGCCAGCGCTACCCGGACATCAACCTCAGCGTCACCAACCAGATCGGCCACGACAGCCTCACGGAAGTCGATTGCCACATCCGCTTCGGCCTCGCGGCAGCACCCCACTGCGTCAGCCAGTTGCTGGTAATGGAACGCCACATCGCGGTGGCCAGCCCGGAACTGTTCAACGGTGATCAGCCACCGGACCTGCGGCAGTTTCCGCTGCTGCACATCCTGCACGACGGCAAGCGTTTGAAGGTCTGGGAAAACTGGCTGGCGGCCATGGGCCGGGATGACATCGATGCCGGGCAAGGGCTGGAATTCAGCACCCTGGACCAGGTGATCCACACCGCGCTGGCCGGCGGCGGTCTGGCAGTGATCGACCGGCAGATGATCGAAAAGGAACTGGCCAACGGCAGCCTGCTGCCGATCACCCCGATTGAGGTGATCGGCCCTTATGGCTATTGGCTGGATGTGGCGAATGACAAGCAGGGGTTGTCGAAGGTGAAGCTGTTTACCGAGTGGCTAGGAGTTGTCAGCAACCCCTGA
- a CDS encoding MFS transporter: MSAQPVKIDDLPIGRFHIKIAGLTFGAHFTDGYILGLIGIAFTLLSPQMQLDAFWQGLIGASALIGLFLGSLFFGWISDKVGRQKIFLVSFVLITLASVMQFYVETAMSLFLCRVLIGIGLGGDFSVGHAMLAEFAPKKHRGVLLGSFSVIWTFGYVAATFVGTAMLSLGDDAWRWMLASSAIPAALILIARIGTPESPRWLVNQGRVAEARAIVKKHLGDNVELDETRSSETRSGYAVLFSPEYRKRTAFNCLFFVCIVMPYFAIYTFLPSILQKMGLAEGFGTELMLNMLLILGALIGIWCTIKFTRRGFLINSFIILAVALFLLAVLPGSAAWLMVLVFGVFTLVLSAVSNLVGVFPAESFPTEVRASGIGLATAVSRLGSAVSTFLLPVSVAGIGLSPTMGILAAILGIGALLSWAWAPETKSLTLSQACKAQSPVEVAVGTVGKVATPV, from the coding sequence ATGTCCGCTCAACCCGTAAAGATCGATGACCTGCCCATCGGGCGCTTCCATATCAAGATCGCCGGCCTGACCTTCGGCGCGCATTTCACCGACGGCTACATTCTTGGCCTGATCGGCATCGCATTCACTTTGCTCAGCCCGCAGATGCAGCTCGATGCGTTCTGGCAAGGCCTGATCGGCGCATCGGCATTGATCGGCCTGTTTCTCGGCAGTCTGTTTTTCGGCTGGATCTCGGACAAGGTCGGCCGGCAGAAAATCTTCCTGGTCAGTTTTGTGCTGATCACGCTCGCTTCGGTGATGCAGTTCTACGTCGAAACCGCCATGAGCCTGTTCCTCTGCCGGGTGCTGATCGGCATCGGCCTGGGCGGGGATTTCAGCGTCGGCCACGCGATGCTCGCCGAGTTCGCACCGAAGAAACATCGCGGCGTGTTGCTGGGTTCGTTCAGCGTGATCTGGACCTTCGGCTACGTCGCAGCAACCTTCGTCGGCACGGCCATGCTCAGCCTCGGTGATGATGCCTGGCGCTGGATGCTGGCGTCGTCGGCGATCCCGGCGGCGTTGATTCTGATCGCCCGAATCGGTACGCCGGAATCACCGCGCTGGCTGGTCAATCAGGGCCGGGTGGCCGAAGCCCGTGCCATCGTCAAAAAGCATCTGGGCGACAACGTCGAGCTGGATGAAACCCGCTCCAGCGAAACCCGCTCGGGCTACGCGGTGCTGTTCAGCCCCGAGTACCGCAAGCGCACGGCATTCAACTGCCTGTTCTTCGTCTGCATCGTCATGCCGTACTTCGCCATCTACACCTTCCTGCCGTCGATCCTGCAGAAGATGGGCCTGGCCGAAGGCTTCGGCACCGAGCTGATGCTCAACATGCTGCTGATCCTCGGCGCGTTGATCGGCATCTGGTGCACGATCAAATTCACCCGGCGCGGGTTCCTGATCAACTCGTTCATCATTCTGGCGGTGGCGTTGTTTCTGCTGGCAGTGCTGCCGGGCAGTGCGGCGTGGCTGATGGTGCTGGTGTTCGGTGTGTTCACGCTTGTGCTGTCGGCGGTGAGCAACCTGGTGGGCGTGTTCCCGGCGGAGAGTTTCCCGACGGAAGTACGGGCCAGCGGGATTGGTCTGGCGACGGCGGTCAGCCGACTGGGGTCGGCGGTCAGTACGTTTCTGTTGCCGGTGAGCGTGGCGGGGATCGGCTTGAGCCCGACCATGGGCATTCTTGCGGCGATTCTGGGGATTGGCGCGTTGCTGTCTTGGGCGTGGGCGCCGGAGACAAAATCGTTGACGTTGAGTCAGGCGTGCAAGGCGCAGAGTCCGGTGGAAGTCGCGGTAGGGACGGTCGGAAAAGTCGCGACACCCGTCTGA
- a CDS encoding NAD-dependent succinate-semialdehyde dehydrogenase, giving the protein MSGLIRHGNFIDGQWGSGGATYPVRNPANGELITEVQKAGAEETNLAIEAANRALPAWRKLTAKERSQRLKRWSDLMLANQQELATLLSREQGKPLAEAKGEVVYAASFLEWFGEEAKRAYGDVIPSHKADARIIVTKEAIGVVAAITPWNFPLAMVTRKVGPALAAGCTMILKPSEETPLSAFALAVLAEQAGIPAGVFNIVSGDAVAIGGALQASSVVRKLSFTGSTRTGKLLMRQAADTLKKVSLELGGNAPFIVFDDADIDAAVKGAMASKFRNTGQTCVCVNRFFIQDGVYEAFTGKLAEAVAAMRVGSALDGDTEQGPLINAAALAKVEAHVSDALEKGATLLCGGRRHALGGTFYEPTILTEASGDMLIAQDETFGPVAACFRFKDEAEVLARANDTPFGLSAYFYSRDIGRVWRMAEGLEAGMVGINEGIISTEVAPFGGIKESGLGREGSKYGLDDYLEIKYLLMGGL; this is encoded by the coding sequence ATGAGCGGGTTGATTCGTCACGGCAACTTCATCGACGGCCAGTGGGGCAGCGGCGGCGCGACCTATCCGGTGCGCAACCCGGCCAACGGTGAGTTGATCACTGAGGTGCAAAAGGCCGGCGCCGAGGAAACCAACCTCGCTATCGAGGCGGCCAATCGTGCCTTGCCGGCGTGGCGCAAACTCACCGCCAAGGAGCGCAGCCAACGGCTGAAACGCTGGAGCGATCTGATGCTCGCCAACCAGCAGGAACTGGCGACCTTGCTCAGCCGCGAGCAGGGTAAACCGCTGGCCGAGGCCAAGGGCGAAGTAGTCTACGCCGCGAGTTTTCTTGAGTGGTTCGGTGAAGAAGCCAAGCGTGCCTACGGCGATGTGATTCCGAGCCACAAGGCTGACGCGCGGATCATCGTGACCAAGGAAGCCATTGGCGTAGTCGCGGCGATCACCCCGTGGAATTTCCCGCTGGCGATGGTCACTCGCAAGGTCGGCCCGGCGCTGGCGGCGGGTTGCACGATGATTCTCAAACCGTCGGAAGAAACCCCGCTGTCGGCATTCGCCCTGGCGGTGCTGGCCGAGCAGGCCGGGATTCCGGCGGGTGTGTTCAACATCGTTTCCGGCGACGCGGTGGCGATCGGCGGCGCGCTGCAAGCGTCCAGCGTGGTGCGCAAGCTGTCGTTCACCGGCTCGACCCGCACCGGCAAACTGCTGATGCGCCAAGCTGCCGACACCCTGAAAAAGGTCTCGCTGGAACTGGGCGGCAACGCGCCGTTCATTGTCTTCGACGATGCCGACATCGATGCGGCCGTGAAAGGCGCGATGGCCTCGAAATTCCGCAACACCGGGCAGACCTGCGTGTGCGTCAACCGCTTCTTCATTCAGGACGGCGTCTACGAAGCCTTCACCGGCAAACTCGCCGAAGCCGTGGCGGCGATGCGCGTGGGCAGTGCGCTGGACGGTGACACCGAACAAGGTCCGCTGATCAACGCGGCTGCGCTCGCCAAGGTCGAAGCCCATGTGAGCGATGCGCTGGAGAAGGGCGCCACGCTGTTGTGCGGCGGTCGTCGGCATGCGCTGGGCGGCACGTTCTACGAACCGACCATCCTCACCGAAGCCAGCGGCGACATGCTGATTGCCCAGGACGAAACCTTCGGCCCGGTGGCCGCGTGCTTCCGCTTCAAGGACGAAGCCGAAGTGCTGGCGCGGGCCAATGACACGCCGTTCGGATTGTCGGCGTACTTCTACAGCCGCGACATCGGCCGGGTCTGGCGCATGGCCGAAGGGCTGGAAGCCGGGATGGTCGGCATCAACGAAGGGATCATCTCCACGGAGGTGGCACCGTTCGGTGGCATCAAGGAATCGGGCCTTGGGCGTGAAGGTTCGAAGTACGGTCTGGATGACTATCTGGAGATCAAATACCTGTTGATGGGCGGTCTCTAG
- a CDS encoding aldo/keto reductase — MQYIRLGNSGLQVSRLCLGTMNMGTPDWKPWIFNEKQSEPIVAHALNNGVNFIDLADFYSAGVGEEVVGRIVKRLARREDLVITTKVGYGTRNAINASGHSRKHIMDSIDASLKRLDMDYVDVFMLHYFDVNTPVEETMGALNDIVRSGKARYIGVSTMLTGQLAKILMACERNGWVKPINMQLQLNCAYREEEREMIPFCRDQGIGVSVFSPLARGLLTGDVQSTRNQTDFFTQQMYSDEVSFEIAHSVQRVARARGVSNAQIAQAWVANHPGVDCMLVGADTTAQFDSALAALETKLDAEELHELERNYTPCDVINDYTAGKRILRTARPGHERFTLQGAVA, encoded by the coding sequence ATGCAATACATCCGTTTGGGCAACTCCGGCCTGCAAGTCTCCCGCCTGTGCCTGGGCACCATGAACATGGGCACCCCGGACTGGAAGCCGTGGATCTTCAATGAAAAACAAAGCGAGCCGATCGTCGCTCACGCGCTGAACAACGGTGTGAACTTCATCGACCTGGCGGACTTCTATTCCGCCGGTGTCGGCGAAGAAGTGGTGGGGCGCATCGTCAAGCGTCTGGCCCGTCGCGAAGACCTGGTGATCACCACCAAGGTCGGCTACGGCACCCGCAACGCGATCAACGCCAGCGGCCATTCGCGCAAGCACATCATGGACAGCATCGATGCCTCGCTGAAGCGTCTGGACATGGATTACGTCGACGTGTTCATGCTGCATTACTTCGACGTGAACACCCCGGTCGAGGAAACCATGGGCGCACTGAACGACATCGTGCGCTCCGGCAAGGCACGTTACATCGGCGTCTCGACCATGCTCACCGGCCAACTGGCGAAAATCCTCATGGCCTGCGAGCGCAACGGCTGGGTCAAGCCGATCAATATGCAACTGCAACTGAACTGTGCGTACCGCGAAGAAGAGCGCGAGATGATTCCGTTCTGCCGCGATCAGGGCATCGGCGTGTCGGTGTTCAGTCCGCTGGCCCGTGGCCTGTTGACCGGTGACGTGCAATCGACCCGCAACCAGACCGACTTCTTCACCCAGCAGATGTACAGCGACGAAGTCTCGTTCGAGATCGCTCATTCGGTGCAGCGCGTGGCCCGTGCCCGTGGCGTGTCGAACGCGCAGATCGCCCAGGCCTGGGTCGCCAATCACCCGGGCGTGGATTGCATGCTGGTCGGCGCCGACACCACGGCGCAGTTCGACAGCGCACTGGCGGCATTGGAAACCAAACTCGACGCCGAAGAGCTGCATGAACTGGAACGCAACTACACGCCGTGCGACGTGATCAACGACTACACCGCCGGCAAACGCATTCTGCGCACGGCCCGTCCGGGGCATGAACGTTTCACGTTGCAGGGAGCGGTGGCATGA
- the fae gene encoding formaldehyde-activating enzyme translates to MKELDLYIGEGFEGPGVNAAHINILIGPRNGPAGQAFANSLASPSQGHCPFMVIAQPNIPVKPMTLYVNKAAISSDLHGNATWGASQAGIAKAVLEALLDGTLPPEAEDEWAIVTANWVNPACDDLDAVYLNNYNACRTAIRAALTGKPETAQLKDVVNHISNPFYTPKA, encoded by the coding sequence ATGAAAGAACTCGACCTGTACATCGGTGAAGGTTTCGAAGGCCCGGGCGTGAACGCCGCGCACATCAATATCCTGATAGGCCCGCGCAACGGCCCGGCGGGGCAGGCGTTCGCCAACAGTCTGGCGTCGCCGAGCCAGGGTCATTGCCCGTTCATGGTGATCGCCCAGCCGAACATCCCGGTCAAGCCGATGACCCTGTACGTCAACAAGGCTGCGATCAGCAGCGACCTGCACGGCAACGCAACCTGGGGCGCTTCCCAGGCCGGTATCGCCAAGGCTGTGCTCGAAGCGCTGCTCGACGGCACGCTGCCACCGGAAGCCGAAGACGAGTGGGCGATCGTCACCGCCAACTGGGTCAACCCGGCCTGCGATGACTTGGATGCGGTCTACCTGAACAACTACAACGCCTGCCGCACCGCGATCCGCGCCGCCCTGACCGGCAAGCCGGAAACCGCGCAGCTCAAGGATGTGGTCAACCACATCAGCAACCCTTTCTACACGCCAAAAGCCTGA
- a CDS encoding NAD(P)/FAD-dependent oxidoreductase, with product MKQHILVIGAGFGGMWTALSATRLVDIHNRDNIDVTVLAPQAELRVRPRFYEPNAHTLAAPLGDLFDAVGVNFIKGAANTIDVNAKTVGYTDANGAAQVFHYDKLVLASGSGLALPDTPGVAQHAFDVDQIEAAIRLENHLKSLADQPASQARNTVVVAGGGFTGIETATEMPARLREVLGEQADVQVIIVDRGQKVGAAMGEAISVSIAEASEALGVEWRLGVSVLSVDENGVTLSDGQRIEAKTVVWTTGVRASSLTEQIPAERDRQGRLHVDAHLKVIGQDDIFATGDVAYAATDDIGNFALMTCQHAISLGRHAGNNVAAQILGVDPTPYSQPKYVTCLDLGAWGAVYTEGWDRQVKLVKEEGKSLKTQINTQWIYPPAADRAIALAAADPMIPVVA from the coding sequence ATGAAACAGCACATTCTGGTAATCGGCGCAGGTTTCGGTGGCATGTGGACGGCGCTGAGTGCGACCCGTCTGGTCGACATTCACAACCGCGATAACATCGATGTGACAGTGCTGGCGCCGCAGGCTGAGCTGCGTGTGCGTCCGCGTTTCTACGAGCCGAATGCCCACACGCTGGCTGCGCCGCTGGGCGACCTGTTCGACGCGGTAGGTGTCAACTTCATCAAGGGCGCCGCGAACACCATCGACGTGAACGCCAAAACCGTGGGTTACACCGACGCCAACGGCGCCGCTCAGGTTTTCCACTACGACAAACTGGTGCTTGCGTCGGGCAGTGGCCTGGCGCTGCCGGATACCCCGGGCGTCGCACAACACGCCTTTGACGTTGACCAGATCGAAGCCGCGATTCGCCTGGAAAACCACCTGAAATCACTGGCCGATCAGCCTGCGAGCCAGGCGCGCAACACTGTAGTGGTCGCCGGCGGCGGCTTCACCGGGATCGAAACCGCAACCGAGATGCCGGCACGTCTGCGAGAAGTGCTGGGCGAGCAGGCTGACGTTCAAGTGATCATCGTCGACCGCGGGCAAAAAGTCGGCGCGGCCATGGGCGAAGCCATCAGCGTGTCGATTGCCGAAGCGAGCGAAGCACTGGGCGTCGAATGGCGACTGGGTGTGTCGGTGCTGTCAGTCGATGAAAACGGCGTGACCCTGTCGGACGGCCAGCGCATCGAGGCAAAAACCGTGGTCTGGACCACCGGCGTGCGTGCCAGCTCCCTGACCGAGCAGATTCCGGCCGAGCGCGATCGTCAGGGCCGTCTGCATGTCGATGCGCACCTGAAAGTCATCGGCCAGGACGATATCTTCGCCACCGGCGACGTGGCTTATGCCGCCACCGACGATATCGGCAACTTCGCCTTGATGACCTGCCAGCACGCGATCTCCCTCGGCCGGCATGCCGGTAACAACGTCGCGGCGCAGATTCTCGGTGTCGATCCGACCCCGTATAGCCAGCCGAAATACGTGACCTGCCTCGACCTCGGCGCCTGGGGCGCGGTGTACACCGAGGGTTGGGATCGTCAGGTGAAACTGGTCAAGGAGGAGGGCAAGTCTCTCAAGACCCAGATCAACACCCAGTGGATTTACCCGCCGGCGGCTGACCGTGCCATTGCGCTGGCGGCTGCTGATCCGATGATTCCGGTTGTCGCGTAA
- a CDS encoding RrF2 family transcriptional regulator translates to MSLYSAGVEYGIHCLAFLVGSGGDSREASVRDLADLQGVPLDYLAKIFTKLAKGKLVVATGGVRGGFTLARPADEITLLDIVNAIDGPKNIFECRDIRGRCALFDGSPPDWAVDGTCSIHGAMMVAQKRMEEALAQQTILDIARKVGRKAPAEFNSQVENWIQDRRDKKTAGSGIPLTDITD, encoded by the coding sequence ATGTCGCTTTACAGTGCGGGCGTCGAGTACGGCATCCATTGCCTGGCGTTTCTGGTGGGCAGCGGCGGTGACAGTCGCGAAGCGAGCGTTCGCGACCTGGCGGATCTGCAGGGGGTGCCGCTGGATTACCTGGCGAAGATCTTCACCAAACTGGCCAAGGGTAAACTGGTGGTGGCCACCGGCGGTGTACGTGGCGGTTTTACGTTGGCGCGCCCGGCGGACGAGATCACCCTGCTCGATATCGTCAACGCCATCGACGGCCCGAAAAACATTTTCGAATGCAGGGACATCCGTGGCCGCTGCGCGCTGTTTGACGGCTCGCCGCCGGACTGGGCCGTGGACGGAACCTGTTCGATCCACGGGGCGATGATGGTTGCGCAGAAGCGCATGGAAGAAGCCCTCGCCCAGCAGACCATTCTCGACATCGCCAGAAAGGTCGGACGCAAGGCGCCGGCGGAGTTCAACAGCCAGGTGGAAAACTGGATTCAGGACCGTCGCGACAAGAAGACCGCCGGCTCGGGCATCCCGCTCACCGACATCACCGACTGA
- a CDS encoding DUF2188 domain-containing protein — translation MSMAMLNKMHMNGYDVLSVNNGPWRVCTQGDRLASFASREEALAYAAALPGYKSRTHGRKTG, via the coding sequence ATGAGCATGGCGATGCTGAACAAAATGCACATGAATGGCTACGACGTACTCAGCGTGAACAACGGCCCGTGGCGGGTCTGCACGCAGGGTGATCGACTGGCGTCTTTCGCCAGCCGGGAGGAAGCACTGGCGTATGCCGCTGCACTTCCGGGTTACAAAAGCCGCACCCACGGCCGCAAGACAGGCTGA
- a CDS encoding NUDIX hydrolase, whose protein sequence is MKVRATIICEQDRHILLVRKPRCRWNLPGGKVEPGETRADAATRELEEETGLLADGMLYLMELEAGGTRHHVYEASVLNIDEVRPQNEIIDCIWHPLNAVQNLSVSEATLQIVRAFQRRL, encoded by the coding sequence ATGAAAGTACGTGCAACCATCATCTGCGAACAGGATCGACACATTCTCCTGGTGCGCAAACCCCGATGCCGCTGGAACTTGCCGGGCGGCAAGGTCGAGCCCGGCGAGACCAGGGCCGACGCCGCGACGCGTGAACTTGAGGAAGAAACCGGCCTGCTCGCCGATGGCATGCTGTATCTGATGGAGCTGGAGGCTGGCGGCACGCGCCACCATGTCTACGAGGCGTCGGTACTGAATATTGATGAAGTACGGCCACAGAACGAGATCATCGATTGCATCTGGCATCCGTTGAATGCGGTGCAGAACCTGAGTGTCAGTGAAGCAACCCTGCAGATCGTCCGCGCCTTTCAGCGCCGACTGTGA
- a CDS encoding DUF1652 domain-containing protein produces the protein MLAIADICRIVESGFSPLYCDCTETGQGLLQIKVYEPDSGRVDLLLNGVSPEHLVTIRDISNFIGELRTEMSAGRRAFAG, from the coding sequence ATGCTTGCCATTGCCGACATTTGCCGCATCGTCGAGTCCGGCTTTTCGCCCCTTTACTGTGACTGCACGGAAACGGGGCAGGGGCTGTTGCAGATCAAGGTTTACGAGCCGGACAGCGGGCGGGTCGATCTGCTGCTCAACGGTGTATCACCGGAGCATCTGGTCACCATTCGTGACATCTCCAACTTCATCGGTGAGTTGCGCACTGAAATGAGTGCCGGGCGTCGGGCGTTCGCCGGTTGA
- a CDS encoding polysaccharide deacetylase family protein, whose protein sequence is MKLWFKLFCAASIITGLAGCIAAPIELTEQTRSRLDAQAPVKFLLTFDDGPSASSFYNPTETVLDSLKDNPLQPNIKAVFFVQTRAPRAGNSEIGRRIMHREHDEGHILGFHTATHWHTNHRSLDPQELETSLTNGMADIAAITGAPPILLRPPFWNYDKRTFAAYQRHGLHVLLTDLSANDGKIWGFNGSPRRRANMLRQLSEVRERIALGELPTVDGVIPVVVTFHDLNRYTARHAREYLQILLDSAAATGVHLADKPFYDDHALLEKAALARTVQKSSDPVQLPGIWNWIWGRDAN, encoded by the coding sequence ATGAAACTCTGGTTCAAGCTTTTCTGCGCTGCGTCCATCATCACCGGGCTGGCCGGTTGCATTGCCGCTCCCATCGAACTGACCGAGCAAACCCGTTCGCGGCTGGATGCGCAGGCGCCGGTGAAGTTTCTGCTGACCTTCGATGACGGCCCCAGCGCTTCGAGTTTCTACAACCCCACCGAAACCGTGCTCGACAGCCTGAAAGACAACCCGCTGCAACCGAACATCAAAGCGGTGTTTTTCGTCCAGACCCGTGCGCCAAGGGCCGGCAACAGCGAAATCGGCCGGCGGATCATGCATCGCGAGCACGATGAAGGGCACATTCTCGGATTTCACACCGCCACGCATTGGCACACCAATCACCGTTCGCTCGATCCGCAGGAGCTTGAAACCTCACTGACCAACGGCATGGCGGACATCGCGGCGATCACCGGTGCACCACCGATTTTGTTGCGCCCACCTTTCTGGAACTACGACAAGCGTACGTTCGCGGCCTATCAGCGACATGGTCTGCATGTATTGCTCACGGACCTGAGCGCCAACGACGGCAAGATCTGGGGCTTCAACGGCAGTCCCAGACGCCGGGCCAATATGTTGCGTCAGCTGTCGGAAGTGCGAGAGCGGATCGCCCTCGGTGAATTGCCGACGGTGGACGGAGTGATTCCGGTGGTGGTGACCTTCCATGACCTCAACCGCTATACCGCGCGACATGCCCGCGAGTATCTGCAAATTCTGCTCGACAGCGCTGCTGCCACAGGCGTGCACCTGGCCGATAAACCCTTCTACGACGATCATGCACTGCTGGAGAAAGCAGCACTGGCGCGTACGGTGCAGAAAAGCTCGGATCCGGTGCAATTGCCGGGAATCTGGAACTGGATCTGGGGGCGCGACGCCAACTGA
- a CDS encoding ABC transporter substrate-binding protein, whose amino-acid sequence MKLSRFLRAALTSALIASPLTYAAEPVVLHVGDQNYYNIRASVEASGVLKDAPYTVDWKHFQAAAPLAEALQTGSLDLGFLGDSGFLFLAAKQAPVKLIGVSRQNPDTIALLVPKDSPVKTIEDLKGKKIAYWPGAWSQQLTLRALEQNGLPENYVDFVKLMPIDAAAALPQGSIDAFPVWEPYISQQIVFSGARPILTAKNLMPGLSAIAASAPSIDSKREAIADFLGRLKQARAWVDSHTDEYADLWAKKANLDQEVSRHWLRQAHMTVGPVDQQAAADLQGTADFLFKVKALPAPLSTAGIIDTSFQQALAH is encoded by the coding sequence ATGAAGCTCTCCCGTTTCCTACGTGCTGCGTTGACCAGCGCCTTGATTGCCTCGCCTCTGACTTACGCTGCCGAACCTGTGGTGCTGCACGTCGGTGACCAGAATTACTACAACATCCGTGCCTCGGTAGAAGCTTCCGGGGTATTGAAGGACGCGCCTTACACGGTCGACTGGAAACACTTCCAGGCCGCCGCGCCCTTGGCCGAAGCATTACAGACCGGTTCGCTGGATCTGGGCTTTCTCGGCGATTCGGGTTTTCTGTTCCTCGCCGCGAAACAGGCACCGGTGAAACTGATCGGCGTGTCGAGGCAAAACCCGGACACCATCGCTTTGTTGGTGCCCAAGGATTCGCCGGTGAAAACCATCGAGGATCTGAAAGGCAAGAAAATCGCTTACTGGCCGGGTGCCTGGAGCCAGCAGTTGACCCTGCGGGCACTGGAGCAGAATGGGTTGCCGGAGAATTACGTCGACTTCGTCAAACTGATGCCGATTGACGCGGCAGCGGCATTGCCTCAGGGCAGCATCGATGCCTTCCCGGTGTGGGAACCGTACATTTCTCAGCAGATCGTGTTCTCCGGTGCGCGACCGATTCTGACTGCAAAAAACCTGATGCCTGGGTTGAGCGCCATCGCCGCTTCCGCGCCGTCCATCGACAGCAAGCGTGAGGCGATTGCCGACTTCCTCGGTCGCCTGAAACAGGCCCGGGCCTGGGTCGACAGTCACACCGATGAATACGCGGATCTGTGGGCGAAGAAAGCCAATCTCGATCAAGAGGTCTCGCGGCACTGGTTGCGCCAGGCGCACATGACGGTCGGCCCGGTGGATCAGCAAGCCGCTGCCGACCTGCAAGGCACCGCGGATTTCCTGTTCAAGGTCAAGGCGTTGCCGGCTCCACTGAGCACTGCGGGGATTATCGACACCTCGTTCCAGCAGGCATTGGCACACTGA